One window from the genome of Pararhizobium gei encodes:
- a CDS encoding Hpt domain-containing protein: MAALKIAFEAPENFHGPRPSTSRPIDLVHLAVQTMGDKLLEIEVLQLFGRQARQIMKELSSGETLPMVAAAHRLKGAALAIGAFDVAEAARLVEADPTQPVHLASLSAAVIDAELFILKLCR; this comes from the coding sequence ATGGCGGCACTCAAGATTGCATTCGAAGCTCCCGAGAATTTTCACGGGCCACGCCCTTCGACCTCCCGTCCCATCGATCTCGTGCATCTCGCCGTCCAGACCATGGGCGACAAGCTGCTGGAAATCGAAGTGCTACAGCTCTTCGGCCGGCAGGCGCGCCAGATCATGAAGGAACTGTCCTCGGGCGAGACCTTGCCAATGGTTGCCGCCGCTCACCGTCTCAAGGGGGCGGCGCTCGCCATCGGCGCCTTTGATGTTGCCGAGGCCGCAAGGCTCGTCGAGGCGGATCCAACGCAGCCCGTGCATCTTGCCTCGCTTAGCGCGGCGGTGATCGATGCCGAACTGTTCATCCTCAAGCTTTGCCGGT